A single Mangifera indica cultivar Alphonso chromosome 20, CATAS_Mindica_2.1, whole genome shotgun sequence DNA region contains:
- the LOC123204966 gene encoding bidirectional sugar transporter SWEET5-like: protein MAIDRGTLTTLAGICGNIISFGLFLSPLPTLIRICKQKAVHAFKPDPYLATTLNCIMWLFYGLPLVTKDNLLVITINSAGLIMELGYVTIFFIYSPWAKRRRITYVLIFEVVFAAVVVFVTLFFFHSLKDRAMIVGILCIVFNVIMYTSPLTVMKMVIKTKSVKYMPFTLSLANFVNGCIWSLYAILKRDTYVLIPNALGTLSGVVQLVMYAVYYKTTNWDEDDEEDIPQEVQLSNNA, encoded by the exons ATGGCGATCGATAGAGGGACCCTTACAACCCTTGCAGGCATTTGCG GAAACATCATCTCTTTCGGCTTGTTTCTTTCCCCACT CCCAACACTGATCAGAATATGCAAGCAAAAAGCAGTTCATGCGTTCAAGCCTGATCCATACTTGGCTACCACTCTGAATTGCATCATGTGGTTGTTCTACGGGCTACCCCTTGTCACAAAAGACAACCTGTTGGTTATTACTATCAATTCTGCAGGTCTTATAATGGAGTTGGGTTATGTCACCATCTTCTTCATCTATTCTCCCTGGGCAAAGCGC AGGAGAATTACGTATGTTCTTATCTTTGAGGTGGTGTTCGCCGCCGTTGTGGTTTTCGTCACCTTGTTTTTCTTCCATTCTCTTAAAGATAGAGCCATGATAGTGGGCATTTTGTGCATCGTCTTCAATGTAATTATGTACACTTCTCCTCTAACAGTCATG AAAATGGTGATCAAGACAAAGAGCGTCAAGTACATGCCCTTTACTCTCTCATTAGCAAACTTTGTCAATGGCTGCATCTGGAGTCTTTATGCAATTCTTAAACGTGATACATATGTCTTG ATACCCAATGCTTTAGGAACATTATCTGGTGTAGTGCAGCTAGTGATGTACGCAGTTTactataaaacaacaaattggGACgaggatgatgaagaagatatACCACAAGAAGTCCAACTCTCCAATAATGCTTGA
- the LOC123204779 gene encoding bidirectional sugar transporter SWEET5-like: protein MPIDRGTLTYLAGICGNIISFGLFLSPLPTLIRICKQKAVHAFKPDPYLATTLNCIMWLFYGLPLVTKDNLLVITINSAGLIMELAYVTIFFIYSPWAKRRRITYVLIFEVVFAAVVVFVTLFFFRSLKDRAMIVGTVCIVFNVIMYTSPLTVMKMVIKTKSVKYMPFTLSLANFVNGCIWSLYAILKRDTYVLIPNALGTLSGVVQLVMYAVYYKTTNWDEDDEEDTPQEVQLSNKA, encoded by the exons ATGCCAATCGACAGAGGGACCCTTACATACCTTGCAGGCATTTGCG GAAACATCATCTCTTTCGGCTTGTTTCTTTCCCCACT CCCAACACTGATCAGAATATGCAAGCAAAAAGCAGTTCATGCGTTCAAGCCTGATCCATACTTGGCTACTACTCTGAATTGCATCATGTGGTTGTTCTACGGGCTACCCCTTGTCACAAAAGACAACCTGTTGGTTATTACTATCAATTCTGCAGGTCTTATAATGGAGTTGGCCTATGTCACCATCTTCTTCATCTATTCTCCCTGGGCAAAGCGC AGGAGAATTACGTATGTTCTTATCTTTGAGGTGGTGTTCGCGGCCGTTGTGGTTTTCGTCACCTTGTTTTTCTTCCGTTCTCTTAAAGATAGAGCCATGATTGTGGGCACTGTGTGTATCGTCTTCAATGTAATTATGTACACTTCTCCTTTAACAGTCATG AAAATGGTGATCAAGACAAAGAGCGTCAAGTACATGCCTTTTACTCTCTCATTAGCTAACTTTGTCAATGGCTGCATCTGGAGTCTTTACGCAATTCTTAAACGTGATACATATGTCTTG ATACCCAATGCTTTAGGAACATTATCTGGTGTAGTGCAGCTAGTGATGTACGCAGTTTactataaaacaacaaattggGACgaggatgatgaagaagataCACCACAAGAAGTCCAACTGTCCAATAAAGCTTGA
- the LOC123203897 gene encoding serine/threonine-protein kinase STY13-like, whose translation MKENNDGFVRADQIDLKSLDELERHLNRALTLEKTKRSNSDDNILITAGATATPNSFKKQQRQDWEIDPTKLIIKSVIARGTFGTVHRGICDGQDVAVKLLDWGEEGHRTEAEINSLRLAFTQEVAVWHKLDHPNVTKFIGATMGSSDLQIQTENGQISLPSSVCCVVVEYLPGGALKSYLIKNRRRKLAFKVVVQLALDIARGLSYLHSQKIVHRDVKTENMLLDKTRTVKIADFGVARVEASNPNDMTGETGTLGYMAPEVLNGNPYNRKCDVYSFGICLWEIYCCDMPYPDLSFAEVTSAVVRQNLRPEIPRCCPSSLANVMKRCWDANPDKRPEMDEVVKMMEAIDTSKGGGMIPVDQAQGCLGCLCFRRYRGP comes from the exons ATGAAGGAAAACAATGATGGGTTCGTGAGAGCAGATCAGATTGATCTCAAAAGTTTAGATGAGCTCGAGAGACACTTGAATAGAGCATTGACTCTGGAAAAGACCAAGAGAAGTAATTCTGATGACAATATTTTGATTACGGCAGGTGCTACAGCGACGCCCAATTCTTTTAAGAAGCAACAAAGACAAGACTGGGAGATCGACCCTACTAAACTCATCATCAAGAGTGTCATTGCCCGAGGCACCTTCGGCACTGTCCACCGTGGCATCTGCGATGGTCAGGATGTTGCTG ttaAGTTGCTTGATTGGGGAGAGGAAGGCCATCGGACAGAAGCTGAGATTAACTCGTTAAGGTTAGCTTTTACACAAGAAGTTGCTGTCTGGCATAAACTTGATCATCCTAATGTTACGAAG TTTATTGGGGCGACAATGGGCTCATCAGACCTACAAATACAAACTGAAAATGGTCAAATTAGCTTGCCGAGTAGCGTATGTTGTGTTGTTGTTGAGTATCTTCCTGGGGGTGCTCTGAAATCTTACCTCATAAAGAACAGGAGAAGAAAACTGGCTTTCAAAGTGGTTGTGCAGCTAGCACTGGATATTGCTAGGGG GTTGAGTTACCTTCATTCACAGAAGATTGTTCACAGAGATGTAAAGACAGAGAACATGCTGTTGGACAAGACCCGTACTGTAAAAATTGCTGATTTTGGCGTTGCTCGTGTTGAAGCTTCAAATCCTAATGATATGACTGGAGAGACTGGAACTCTTGGGTACATGGCTCCTGAG GTTCTCAATGGCAACCCATATAACAGAAAATGTGATGTATACAGTTTTGGCATCTGTTTATGGGAGATATATTGTTGTGACATGCCATATCCTGACCTCAGTTTCGCAGAAGTCACCTCAGCTGTGGTTCGCCAG AATTTGAGACCAGAGATTCCAAGATGTTGTCCAAGTTCTCTAGCAAATGTAATGAAGCGATGTTGGGATGCTAATCCTGATAAACGGCCTGAGATGGATGAGGTAGTTAAAATGATGGAGGCCATTGACACATCAAAGGGTGGCGGTATGATCCCTGTTGATCAGGCTCAAGGTTGTCTCGGTTGTCTCTGCTTTAGAAGGTATCGAGGGCCTTGA